A part of Streptantibioticus cattleyicolor NRRL 8057 = DSM 46488 genomic DNA contains:
- a CDS encoding YcaO-like family protein has translation MAGDVLENLDGLLSPYGVAGGVRELPYAPGEPTVPAYGALAGHVLRLLDADPFHRPGGPGGRPGASYDYSSAGTAQSPERARLLALAELLERYCATMAQDPGVVVRASAVELGDEALDLGSLPRLSAQEYACAGQPLLPPDPAAPMRWVRGWSLTRRRPVYVPAVIAWMGCAPQRPAERIWHPVSTGFAVHGDLRTAVMHALCECVERDMISTVWLRRLPLPRLDIGRVSELGDAARVMLERYRRSVLADPVLFDATSDLGIPTIYLVGRAPHSSRAATMVGCASGADPQQVLAKVLREVIAYRVALHVDHEVPAEVGDFQDVLDGAQWMGRPERADAFGFLLSGERRARLSDMPVLARGDAAGDPDLVVGRLRERGMEAVAVDVTTDEARDVGFHAVRVFVPQLVPLSFQQNGRYLGHPRLLDAPERLGYPECAGTDINPLPQPFA, from the coding sequence GTGGCCGGCGATGTGCTGGAGAATCTCGATGGTCTCCTGTCTCCTTACGGGGTGGCCGGGGGCGTCAGGGAGTTGCCGTATGCGCCGGGGGAGCCCACGGTGCCGGCGTACGGGGCGCTGGCCGGCCATGTGCTGCGTCTGCTGGACGCGGATCCTTTTCACCGGCCGGGCGGGCCGGGGGGCAGGCCCGGTGCCTCGTACGACTACAGTTCGGCCGGGACCGCCCAGAGTCCTGAGCGGGCACGTCTGCTGGCTTTGGCGGAGCTTTTGGAGCGCTACTGCGCCACGATGGCCCAGGACCCTGGTGTCGTGGTGCGGGCCAGCGCGGTGGAGCTGGGGGACGAGGCGCTGGATCTGGGGTCGTTGCCGCGGCTGTCGGCCCAGGAGTACGCCTGCGCGGGCCAGCCGCTGCTGCCGCCGGATCCCGCTGCGCCGATGCGGTGGGTGCGCGGCTGGTCGCTGACCCGGCGGCGCCCGGTGTACGTGCCGGCGGTGATCGCGTGGATGGGGTGTGCCCCGCAGCGGCCCGCGGAGCGTATCTGGCACCCGGTCAGTACCGGTTTCGCGGTCCACGGAGATCTGCGTACCGCGGTGATGCACGCGCTGTGCGAGTGCGTGGAGCGTGACATGATCAGCACGGTGTGGCTGCGCCGTCTGCCGCTGCCGCGGCTGGACATCGGCCGCGTGAGTGAACTGGGGGATGCGGCCCGGGTGATGCTGGAGCGTTACCGGCGGTCGGTCCTGGCCGATCCGGTCCTGTTCGATGCCACTTCCGATCTGGGGATTCCCACGATCTACCTGGTGGGGCGTGCGCCGCACAGTTCGCGTGCGGCCACGATGGTGGGGTGTGCGTCCGGGGCCGATCCGCAGCAGGTGCTGGCCAAGGTGCTGCGTGAGGTGATCGCCTACCGGGTCGCGCTCCACGTCGACCATGAGGTTCCTGCCGAGGTCGGTGACTTCCAGGATGTGCTGGACGGTGCGCAGTGGATGGGCCGGCCCGAGCGTGCGGATGCTTTCGGCTTCCTGCTGTCCGGTGAGCGGCGTGCGCGGCTGTCGGACATGCCGGTGCTGGCGCGTGGTGATGCCGCCGGTGATCCGGATCTGGTGGTCGGGCGGCTGCGTGAGCGGGGTATGGAGGCGGTGGCGGTGGATGTCACCACCGATGAGGCGCGTGATGTCGGTTTCCATGCGGTCCGTGTCTTCGTCCCTCAGCTCGTTCCGCTGTCGTTCCAGCAAAACGGCCGTTATCTCGGTCATCCCCGGCTGCTGGACGCTCCTGAGCGGCTGGGTTATCCCGAGTGTGCCGGTACGGACATCAACCCGCTGCCCCAGCCCTTCGCCTGA
- a CDS encoding TOMM precursor leader peptide-binding protein: protein MGVPPLHLVALDAWGEAVVPQPDRGVVVSAVSAAPRAGAGGRTVSAAPATWPQAGCHVVACAREDVSFFRDVDTFCFLWSLTWAPLVLTPRGVRLGPVVVPGRSACYHCFLRRQRQHDWDVGDTQAWWDSVTRDPSNCVAGWLPSDVLMARGLTRVLAARGPGAFAGTVVTYDGVTGDVSGDPVTGVHACPRCRRRPDRRADTWTALAQQFPPPSATACPPVSAPVCPAGGEQAR, encoded by the coding sequence GTGGGCGTGCCGCCCCTTCACCTGGTAGCCCTGGACGCGTGGGGCGAGGCCGTGGTGCCGCAGCCGGACCGCGGCGTGGTGGTCTCGGCCGTCTCCGCGGCGCCGCGGGCCGGCGCCGGGGGCCGTACGGTGTCCGCGGCTCCGGCCACGTGGCCGCAGGCGGGGTGTCACGTGGTGGCCTGTGCGCGTGAGGACGTCTCCTTCTTCCGTGACGTCGACACGTTCTGCTTCCTGTGGTCGCTGACCTGGGCGCCTTTGGTCCTCACGCCCCGCGGGGTGCGGCTGGGGCCCGTGGTGGTGCCGGGCCGTTCCGCCTGCTACCACTGTTTCCTGCGGCGGCAGAGGCAGCACGACTGGGATGTCGGCGATACCCAGGCCTGGTGGGACAGCGTCACCCGGGACCCTTCGAACTGCGTGGCGGGGTGGCTGCCTTCGGACGTTCTGATGGCCCGGGGACTGACCCGGGTGCTGGCCGCCAGGGGGCCCGGCGCGTTCGCCGGGACGGTGGTGACCTACGACGGGGTGACCGGGGACGTCAGCGGTGACCCGGTGACCGGGGTGCACGCCTGTCCGCGCTGCCGGCGCCGCCCGGACCGCCGCGCCGATACCTGGACCGCCCTGGCCCAGCAGTTCCCGCCCCCGTCCGCGACGGCCTGCCCGCCCGTATCCGCGCCGGTCTGCCCGGCTGGTGGGGAGCAGGCCCGGTGA
- a CDS encoding nitroreductase family protein, which translates to MADTFPLPATPQQLADGLLRAYAAGQPGAGGTVPPRLRPGLPAGTAPRHRLPPPAPPLRSLHAVLDERRTVRDFAATPLPDAVLAAVLAAAREHDARTAPGETRAGNGLAPLVVARRVAGLTPAVYGTGPDPACLYRYGPLTSPAWHCLFADPQIAGAPVLVVMAGSVAAACIRHGARGHLRLLRRAGSAVHAGWLAALQRGYGGVILGATLPSPELSATARLDPVSRRPLAALALGTPGPDPLPHPAAPSSAGR; encoded by the coding sequence ATGGCGGACACCTTCCCGCTCCCGGCGACCCCGCAGCAACTGGCCGACGGCCTCCTGCGCGCCTACGCGGCCGGACAGCCGGGCGCAGGCGGCACCGTCCCGCCCCGGCTGCGCCCCGGCCTGCCCGCCGGCACCGCGCCGCGCCACCGGCTGCCGCCCCCGGCCCCGCCGCTGCGGTCCTTGCACGCCGTGCTGGACGAGCGCCGCACGGTGCGTGACTTCGCCGCCACGCCCCTGCCGGACGCCGTCCTGGCCGCGGTGCTGGCCGCGGCGCGCGAACACGACGCCCGCACCGCACCCGGCGAGACCCGGGCGGGCAACGGCCTGGCCCCGCTCGTCGTCGCACGGCGCGTTGCCGGACTCACCCCGGCCGTCTACGGCACGGGGCCCGACCCGGCCTGCCTGTACCGGTACGGGCCGCTCACGTCCCCGGCATGGCACTGCCTGTTCGCCGATCCGCAGATCGCCGGCGCACCCGTGCTGGTCGTGATGGCCGGCAGCGTCGCAGCCGCCTGCATCCGGCACGGCGCACGCGGCCACCTGCGGCTGCTGCGCCGGGCCGGATCGGCCGTGCACGCCGGCTGGCTGGCCGCACTCCAGCGCGGATACGGCGGGGTGATCCTGGGCGCCACACTGCCCAGCCCCGAACTGTCCGCGACCGCCCGCCTGGACCCGGTCAGCCGCCGGCCCCTGGCCGCCCTGGCCCTGGGCACCCCCGGACCGGACCCGTTACCGCACCCCGCGGCCCCGTCTTCCGCCGGGCGCTGA